A window of Ruminococcus champanellensis 18P13 = JCM 17042 contains these coding sequences:
- the uvrA gene encoding excinuclease ABC subunit UvrA: MQDKIIIRGAREHNLKNVDLEIPRDQLIVMTGLSGSGKSSLAFDTIYADGQRRYMESLSSYARQFLGQMEKPDVDSIDGLSPAISIDQKTTSKNPRSTVGTVTEIYDYLRLLYARIGIPHCPVCGREIQQQTVDQIVDQVLKLPEGTRFQLLAPIVRGRKGEYAKELEGARRSGYVRVRVDGSMYELSEKIPMDKNKKHNIEIVVDRLVVKEGIRSRLTDSLETVVSLTEGLILIDVIGGEEKLYSLNYACPEHDISIGELTPRMFSFNNPFGACDTCGGLGAYRRIDPALVVPNRDLSIRQGAIKAMGWNSLDSGSISMMYYSAISKEYGISLDVPVKELTDKQLNLFLYGTGRHVLHLERTTAYGSGSYDAPFEGVIHNLERRYRESGSEASRESTEELMSEVSCPDCHGRRLKPESLAVTVGGINISQLCDYSVTQAIDFFKHLQLTDREQMIARLVIKEINSRLGFLSSVGLSYLTLSRAAGTLSGGESQRIRLATQIGSSLMGVLYILDEPSIGLHQRDNDKLIATLKRLRDLGNTVIVVEHDEDTMRAADYIVDIGPGAGVNGGQIVCAGTYQDIVACKNSVTGQYLSGAKRIPLPESRRPGNGKSLCFYGAAEHNLRDIDVEIPLGKFVCVTGVSGSGKSSLVNSIIYRHLAAKLNRAKLKPGAFRTCTGLEHLDKVINIDQSPIGRTPRSNPATYTGVFTDIRELFARTEDAKTRGYDAGRFSFNIKGGRCEACEGDGILKIEMHFLPDVYVPCEVCKGRRYNRETLEVHYKGKSIYDVLEMTVDEGVEFFEAIPKIARKLKTLQEVGLGYVKIGQPATTLSGGEAQRVKLSTELSKRPTGKTIYILDEPTTGLHTADVHKLIEVLSKLVDTGNTVLVIEHNLDVIKVADHIIDLGPEGGDGGGTLVAAGTPEEIAVHPESYTGRYLKPYLK; this comes from the coding sequence ATGCAGGATAAAATCATCATCCGTGGTGCCAGAGAGCACAACCTGAAAAATGTGGATCTGGAGATCCCCCGGGATCAGCTGATCGTCATGACAGGGCTGTCCGGCTCCGGCAAGTCCTCCCTGGCGTTTGATACGATCTATGCGGACGGACAGCGCCGGTATATGGAGAGCCTGTCCTCCTACGCCCGACAGTTTTTAGGGCAGATGGAAAAACCGGACGTGGACAGCATCGATGGTCTGTCCCCTGCCATTTCCATCGACCAGAAAACCACCTCCAAGAACCCCCGCTCCACGGTGGGCACCGTTACGGAGATTTACGATTATCTGCGTTTGCTGTATGCCCGGATTGGTATCCCGCACTGTCCCGTCTGCGGCAGAGAAATCCAGCAGCAGACGGTGGATCAGATCGTGGATCAGGTGCTGAAGCTGCCGGAGGGTACCCGGTTCCAGCTGCTGGCACCCATCGTCCGGGGTAGAAAGGGCGAGTACGCCAAGGAACTGGAGGGAGCACGGCGCTCCGGCTATGTACGGGTCCGGGTGGACGGCAGCATGTATGAGCTGAGCGAAAAAATTCCCATGGACAAGAATAAAAAACACAACATCGAGATCGTGGTGGATCGTCTGGTGGTGAAGGAGGGGATCCGTTCCCGGCTGACGGACAGTCTGGAAACCGTGGTATCCCTGACGGAGGGGTTGATCCTCATTGACGTGATCGGCGGCGAGGAAAAGCTGTATTCCCTCAATTACGCCTGCCCGGAGCATGATATCAGCATCGGGGAGCTGACCCCCCGGATGTTCTCCTTCAACAATCCCTTCGGTGCCTGCGACACCTGCGGCGGTCTGGGTGCATATCGCCGGATCGATCCGGCGCTGGTCGTGCCCAACCGGGATCTGAGCATCCGGCAGGGGGCGATCAAGGCCATGGGCTGGAACTCCCTGGACAGCGGCTCCATCAGTATGATGTACTACAGTGCCATTTCCAAGGAATACGGCATCTCCCTGGACGTACCGGTAAAGGAGCTGACGGACAAGCAGCTAAACCTGTTCCTGTATGGCACCGGCAGGCATGTGCTGCATCTGGAGCGCACCACCGCCTACGGCAGCGGCAGCTATGACGCACCCTTTGAAGGGGTCATCCACAACCTGGAACGCCGGTACCGGGAATCCGGCAGCGAGGCGTCCCGGGAAAGCACGGAGGAACTCATGTCCGAGGTCAGCTGTCCGGATTGCCACGGCAGACGGCTCAAGCCGGAATCCCTTGCAGTCACCGTCGGGGGCATCAACATCAGCCAGCTATGCGATTACTCCGTGACCCAGGCCATTGACTTTTTCAAGCACTTGCAGCTTACGGATCGGGAGCAGATGATCGCCCGGCTGGTCATCAAAGAGATCAATTCCCGGCTGGGATTCCTCAGCAGCGTGGGACTGTCCTATCTGACCCTGTCCCGGGCAGCAGGCACATTGTCCGGCGGCGAAAGCCAGCGGATCCGGCTTGCCACCCAGATCGGCTCCTCCCTGATGGGGGTGCTGTATATTCTGGACGAGCCCAGCATCGGTCTGCACCAGCGGGACAATGACAAGCTGATTGCCACCCTGAAACGGCTGCGGGATCTGGGAAATACGGTGATCGTGGTGGAGCATGACGAGGACACCATGCGGGCGGCGGATTACATTGTGGACATCGGTCCCGGTGCCGGGGTCAACGGTGGACAGATCGTCTGTGCCGGTACCTACCAGGACATTGTGGCATGCAAGAACTCCGTCACCGGGCAGTACCTCAGCGGCGCAAAGCGGATCCCCCTGCCGGAAAGCCGACGGCCGGGCAACGGGAAATCCCTGTGTTTTTACGGGGCGGCAGAGCATAACCTGCGAGACATTGACGTGGAGATCCCCCTGGGCAAGTTTGTATGCGTCACCGGCGTATCCGGCTCCGGGAAATCCTCTCTGGTCAATTCCATCATCTACCGGCATCTGGCAGCCAAGCTGAACCGGGCAAAGCTGAAGCCGGGCGCTTTCCGGACATGCACCGGACTGGAGCATCTGGACAAGGTCATCAACATTGACCAGTCCCCCATCGGCAGAACTCCCCGTTCCAATCCTGCCACCTACACCGGGGTATTCACGGACATCCGGGAGCTGTTCGCCAGAACGGAGGACGCCAAGACTCGTGGCTATGATGCAGGCAGATTCTCCTTCAACATCAAGGGGGGACGATGCGAAGCATGCGAGGGAGACGGCATTCTGAAAATCGAGATGCATTTTCTGCCGGATGTATATGTGCCCTGCGAGGTATGCAAGGGACGGCGGTACAACCGGGAGACCTTGGAGGTACACTACAAGGGCAAATCCATTTACGATGTGCTGGAAATGACGGTGGACGAAGGAGTAGAATTCTTTGAAGCCATTCCCAAGATCGCCCGGAAGCTGAAAACCCTCCAGGAGGTGGGGCTTGGGTATGTGAAGATCGGACAGCCTGCCACCACCCTGTCCGGCGGAGAAGCCCAACGGGTAAAGCTGTCCACGGAGCTGTCCAAGCGCCCCACCGGCAAGACCATCTATATCCTGGACGAGCCCACCACCGGTCTGCATACGGCGGACGTACACAAGCTCATTGAGGTACTCAGCAAGCTGGTGGACACAGGCAACACGGTGCTGGTCATTGAGCACAACCTGGACGTAATCAAGGTGGCGGATCATATCATTGATCTGGGCCCCGAAGGGGGCGACGGGGGCGGAACCCTGGTGGCAGCAGGCACGCCGGAGGAAATTGCCGTCCATCCGGAATCTTATACCGGACGGTATCTGAAACCATATCTGAAATAA
- the uvrB gene encoding excinuclease ABC subunit UvrB → MEQACFHLKSDYQPAGDQPEAIQQLVEGLNQGEKGQVLLGVTGSGKTFTMANVIAQVNRPTLVLAHNKILAAQLCSEFKEFFPDNAVEYFVSYYDYYQPEAYIPSTDSFIEKDCAINDEIDRLRHSATTALAERRDVIIVASVSCIYSLGSPEEYRSMVVSVRQGMEKSREQLMSELVRIQYERNDISLERNKFRVRGDVLEICTSGTADHALRIEFFGDEIDRITEINMVTGEILATLQHAAIFPASHYIVGRDKLEDAIADIEAEMQERVAFFEANHQLIEAQRIAQRTRYDIEMLREIGFCSGIENYSRVLSRRPPGSVPYTLLDHFPKDFLLIVDESHVTLPQVRAMQAGDHARKKTLIDYGFRLPSAYDNRPLNFAEFNEHIGQAIYVSATPGPLEKERSGRIVEQVIRPTGLLDPLVTVKPIQGQMEDLLSEIHKRTDRQERVLVTTLTKRMAEDLTDYLEGMGVRVRYLHHDIDTIKRMEIIRDLRMGEFDVLVGINLLREGLDIPEVSLVAILDADKEGFLRSETSLIQTIGRAARNAQGEVIMYADCVTGSMERAITETERRRSIQMAYNEAHGIIPKTIHKDVREVLEISSKETVEQETHAPKMSKKERQKLIATLTDQMKQSAKMLEFEHAAYLRDKIAQLQAED, encoded by the coding sequence ATGGAACAGGCATGCTTTCATCTCAAATCGGATTATCAGCCTGCCGGGGATCAGCCGGAAGCCATTCAACAACTGGTGGAGGGTCTGAACCAGGGGGAAAAGGGACAGGTGCTGCTGGGAGTCACCGGCTCCGGCAAGACCTTCACCATGGCGAACGTCATTGCGCAGGTGAACCGCCCTACCCTGGTGCTTGCCCACAATAAGATCCTGGCGGCGCAGCTTTGCTCCGAATTCAAGGAGTTTTTCCCGGACAATGCAGTGGAGTATTTCGTATCCTACTACGATTACTACCAGCCGGAGGCATACATTCCCAGCACCGACAGCTTCATTGAAAAGGACTGCGCCATCAACGACGAGATCGACCGGCTGCGTCATTCCGCCACCACCGCCCTGGCGGAACGCCGGGATGTGATCATCGTGGCAAGTGTATCCTGCATCTACTCCCTGGGCAGCCCGGAGGAGTACCGCTCCATGGTGGTATCCGTCCGGCAGGGCATGGAGAAATCCCGGGAGCAGCTCATGTCGGAGCTGGTGCGGATCCAGTATGAGCGGAACGATATCAGTCTGGAGCGGAATAAGTTCCGGGTGCGGGGGGATGTGCTGGAGATCTGCACCTCCGGCACGGCGGATCATGCCCTGCGAATCGAGTTTTTCGGGGATGAGATCGACCGGATCACCGAGATCAACATGGTCACCGGGGAGATCCTTGCCACCCTGCAGCATGCCGCCATCTTCCCGGCAAGCCACTACATTGTGGGCAGGGACAAGCTGGAGGATGCCATTGCGGACATTGAAGCGGAAATGCAGGAACGGGTGGCATTCTTTGAAGCCAACCACCAGTTGATTGAAGCCCAGCGCATTGCCCAGCGCACCCGGTATGATATCGAAATGCTCCGGGAGATCGGCTTTTGCAGCGGCATCGAAAACTACTCACGGGTACTTTCCCGGCGTCCCCCGGGCAGCGTGCCCTATACCCTGCTGGATCACTTCCCCAAGGATTTTCTGCTGATCGTGGACGAGAGCCATGTGACCCTGCCCCAGGTGCGTGCCATGCAGGCGGGGGATCACGCCCGGAAGAAGACTCTGATCGACTATGGCTTCCGGCTGCCCAGTGCCTATGACAACCGGCCACTGAACTTTGCCGAGTTCAACGAGCACATCGGGCAGGCCATCTACGTCAGCGCTACGCCTGGCCCCCTGGAAAAGGAACGCTCCGGCAGGATCGTGGAACAGGTGATCCGTCCCACCGGTCTGCTGGATCCTCTGGTCACGGTCAAGCCCATCCAGGGGCAAATGGAGGATCTGCTGTCGGAGATCCACAAGCGCACCGACCGGCAGGAGCGTGTACTGGTCACCACGCTGACCAAGCGGATGGCGGAGGATCTGACGGATTACCTGGAGGGCATGGGTGTCCGGGTCCGGTATCTGCACCACGACATCGACACCATCAAGCGTATGGAGATCATCCGGGATCTGCGGATGGGAGAATTCGACGTGTTGGTGGGCATCAACCTGCTTCGGGAGGGTCTGGACATTCCGGAGGTTTCCCTGGTTGCCATTCTGGATGCGGACAAGGAGGGCTTCCTCCGGTCGGAAACCTCTCTGATCCAGACCATCGGCAGAGCCGCCCGGAATGCTCAGGGTGAGGTCATCATGTACGCCGACTGCGTCACCGGCTCCATGGAGCGTGCCATTACGGAAACAGAGCGGCGCCGGAGCATCCAGATGGCGTACAACGAAGCCCACGGCATCATTCCGAAAACCATTCACAAGGACGTGCGGGAGGTTCTGGAGATTTCCTCCAAGGAAACCGTAGAGCAGGAGACCCATGCCCCCAAGATGTCCAAGAAGGAGCGGCAGAAGCTGATCGCCACTCTGACGGATCAGATGAAGCAGTCTGCAAAAATGCTGGAATTCGAGCACGCCGCATACCTCCGGGACAAAATTGCCCAATTGCAGGCAGAGGACTGA
- a CDS encoding JAB domain-containing protein, protein MGKEPAEQSLHSGHRDRMRAKFLQQGLEGFQEHEMLELTLFYALPRVNTNEVAHRLLQRFGSLADVLNADYHALRDVKGMGESSAMLLTLIAQLSRQYRLSARKDLTLNTFDATCAYFKDIYLGEPEEQLRLACLDDRLRLMSCGVVSEGAPSSVPVHMRRLVEYALQQKSELVVLAHNHPNGTAMPSPEDIAATQKIFNVLKSVGIRLVDHIIVAGEQAVSLKEYGAFSLLD, encoded by the coding sequence ATGGGCAAGGAACCGGCGGAACAGAGCCTGCACAGCGGACACCGGGATCGGATGCGGGCTAAATTTTTGCAGCAGGGACTGGAGGGCTTCCAGGAGCATGAAATGCTGGAGCTGACCCTGTTCTACGCCCTGCCCCGGGTAAATACCAACGAGGTTGCGCATCGGCTTTTGCAGCGGTTCGGCTCTCTGGCAGATGTGCTGAATGCAGACTATCACGCCCTGCGGGATGTAAAGGGTATGGGGGAAAGCAGTGCCATGCTGCTGACTCTCATCGCCCAGTTGTCCCGGCAGTACCGGCTCAGCGCCCGGAAGGATCTGACCCTGAACACCTTTGACGCCACCTGTGCCTACTTCAAGGATATTTACCTGGGAGAACCGGAGGAGCAGCTGCGGCTGGCGTGTCTGGATGACCGGCTCCGGCTCATGTCCTGTGGGGTGGTGTCCGAAGGCGCCCCCAGCAGTGTGCCGGTACACATGCGCCGGCTGGTGGAGTATGCATTGCAGCAGAAAAGCGAGCTGGTGGTGCTGGCGCACAACCATCCCAACGGCACGGCGATGCCTTCTCCGGAGGACATTGCCGCCACACAGAAGATCTTCAATGTGCTCAAGAGCGTGGGCATCCGGCTGGTGGATCACATCATCGTTGCCGGAGAGCAGGCAGTATCCTTAAAGGAATACGGGGCATTTTCATTATTGGATTAA
- a CDS encoding polysaccharide biosynthesis tyrosine autokinase: MKKEYTIKDLVYLMLGRIWWIIGAALICGLGAFLISDFAIPRKYQSNVSMYVRNKEDQKQDINNSDLSVSKSLVSTYIVILNNDAVMEQVGEQLLKQHTPEELSGNFTIKNGKITNESLKSAFTMAAVNNTEVLKITATTKNAALSAELCNIMADVAPEVLIRVVGAGSVEKIGDAKIYEAAVSPSVTKNTAIGFAGGALLAILVILLIDFFDNTVRGTEELREHFSKPIIAEIQSIGGKAKKKNRGTDADRKTRLLFGNENIPFSTVEAYKSFRTALSFVISTCDSRIVAMTSANPSEGKSVTVANLAVAVAQTDKKVLLIDADMRKPVQHKCFRLSNKVGLSDVITGDKPLDKALNRNVTGSLDVLTSGTIPPNPSELLASRQMKELLETLKERYDMILIDCAPINVVSDVAGLSQEIAGVVMVVHYGFTTYPELDDAVNRLALANCNVLGFAVNEVSSKHGSGYYSNYKYKYKYKYDYQYGSAKQAEEKEKAGSAC; the protein is encoded by the coding sequence ATGAAAAAAGAATACACAATCAAAGATCTGGTTTATCTGATGCTGGGACGCATTTGGTGGATCATCGGTGCCGCTCTGATCTGCGGGCTGGGGGCGTTTCTGATTTCAGATTTTGCGATTCCCAGAAAATATCAGTCCAACGTATCCATGTATGTGCGCAACAAGGAGGATCAGAAACAGGACATCAACAACAGTGACCTGTCCGTGTCCAAATCCCTGGTCAGCACCTACATTGTCATTCTCAACAATGATGCAGTGATGGAGCAGGTGGGGGAGCAGCTGCTGAAGCAGCATACCCCGGAGGAGCTGTCCGGCAATTTTACCATAAAAAATGGCAAGATCACCAACGAAAGCCTGAAAAGCGCATTCACCATGGCGGCAGTGAACAATACAGAGGTGTTGAAGATCACCGCCACCACCAAGAACGCCGCCCTGTCCGCAGAGCTTTGCAACATTATGGCAGATGTGGCACCGGAGGTTCTGATCCGGGTGGTAGGTGCCGGCTCGGTGGAAAAGATCGGGGATGCCAAGATCTATGAGGCGGCAGTATCCCCCAGTGTCACCAAGAACACTGCCATCGGCTTTGCCGGAGGTGCTTTGCTGGCAATCCTGGTCATTCTGTTGATTGACTTTTTCGACAATACAGTCCGGGGTACGGAAGAACTCCGGGAGCATTTCAGCAAGCCCATCATTGCGGAGATCCAGTCCATCGGGGGCAAGGCAAAGAAAAAGAACCGGGGTACGGATGCAGATCGGAAGACCCGGCTGCTGTTCGGCAATGAGAACATTCCCTTTTCCACGGTGGAGGCATACAAAAGCTTCCGCACCGCCCTGTCCTTCGTCATTTCCACCTGCGACAGCAGGATCGTTGCCATGACCAGTGCGAACCCCAGCGAGGGGAAATCCGTTACCGTTGCCAATCTTGCAGTGGCGGTGGCACAGACCGACAAGAAGGTTCTTCTGATCGATGCGGATATGCGCAAGCCCGTGCAGCATAAGTGCTTCAGGCTGTCCAATAAGGTCGGACTGTCCGATGTGATTACCGGGGACAAGCCTCTGGACAAGGCGCTGAACCGGAACGTGACCGGTAGCCTGGATGTGCTGACCTCCGGCACCATTCCCCCCAACCCCTCTGAGCTGCTGGCATCCAGACAGATGAAGGAACTGCTGGAGACGCTGAAGGAGCGGTATGACATGATTCTCATCGACTGCGCCCCCATCAACGTAGTGTCCGATGTGGCTGGTCTGTCCCAGGAAATCGCCGGGGTGGTTATGGTGGTGCATTACGGTTTTACCACTTATCCGGAACTGGACGATGCTGTGAACCGGCTGGCGCTTGCCAACTGCAACGTGCTGGGCTTTGCGGTCAACGAAGTGTCCAGCAAGCACGGGAGCGGCTACTACTCCAATTATAAATACAAGTACAAGTATAAATACGACTATCAGTACGGCTCTGCAAAGCAGGCAGAAGAAAAGGAAAAGGCAGGATCCGCATGCTGA
- a CDS encoding CpsB/CapC family capsule biosynthesis tyrosine phosphatase: MLTDVHTHVLPNMDDGSQSLDMSLEMLTRLHAQGVERVVATPHFYLHREPDPAAYLTKRQMRFDALVEQQLPMELRLGAEVAIEQGISDLPQIRALAITGTDLILLELPYVPYQSWMEQEVHAIAVQQGLTPVIAHVHRYLMWYSQEDLETVLGWDAIFQINAEAFESFRQKRIVKELLKRGLPVLFGSDCHNLSDRRPNFDSLLRKAKPELLQQADRLFAQHILSYSTAQA, from the coding sequence ATGCTGACGGATGTACACACGCATGTTCTCCCCAATATGGATGACGGCAGTCAGAGCCTGGATATGTCCCTGGAGATGCTGACCCGGCTTCATGCCCAGGGGGTGGAGCGGGTGGTGGCGACCCCTCATTTTTACCTGCACCGGGAGCCGGATCCGGCAGCGTATCTGACAAAGCGGCAGATGCGCTTTGATGCCCTTGTGGAACAGCAGTTGCCCATGGAGCTGCGGCTTGGAGCGGAGGTTGCCATTGAGCAGGGTATCAGCGATTTGCCACAGATCAGGGCGTTGGCCATAACCGGAACGGATCTCATCCTGCTGGAGCTGCCCTATGTGCCCTATCAGAGCTGGATGGAGCAGGAGGTGCATGCCATTGCCGTGCAGCAGGGTCTGACCCCGGTGATCGCCCATGTGCATCGGTATCTGATGTGGTATTCCCAGGAGGATCTGGAAACGGTGCTCGGGTGGGACGCCATTTTTCAGATCAATGCAGAGGCATTTGAAAGCTTCCGGCAGAAGCGGATCGTCAAGGAGCTTTTGAAACGGGGACTGCCGGTGCTCTTTGGCTCGGATTGTCACAATCTGTCTGATCGGCGGCCCAATTTTGATTCCTTACTGCGCAAGGCAAAGCCGGAGCTTCTACAGCAGGCGGATCGTCTGTTTGCACAGCATATTCTATCATACAGCACCGCACAGGCATAG
- a CDS encoding dockerin type I domain-containing protein — protein MKPRGFRLLTAAVCTVFLLLGGYAPGTEHADAAVQTVHNLVLFAQFQGEDGYNFMEAHTAEMLDYCRKENTFRSLAGYINEISYGQMQVDFVFPQLEGDTILPYTMSGELDSYHNLETMAAEVISHVPVPRDSRLDGNGDGLVDNIILVMDADTETAESLFWPRAFALPGIGINDVQSGMVNIQNSATLFGSSIMGGVGVLGHEFLHSVGYPDLYRNDDRTGIPVGMWDIMASNSIFVQYPLAYMRYSVSGWLDAKTVTQDGTYTLEPASARSGNRLYLLKTPLSDTEFFAVEFRQKGTPYSEEMDVKIYGTGMVVYRVNTEIHGNHGASGDQIYVFRPEETGLDAGEGNPYLSAYGGEGAPDSIGSLDPTATITDGALVYSDGTNSGIRLSDIRIDGDQLHFTARFQDTTDRDLWRSMPEADWMTGASALDLQASDSGVLYMLTGGTDGAILSRLQDNTWEQVSRLPEQAYDPKLCMRGEIPYVLYQDGKNFSYVIQSYQDGTWQQLTRGSELSQYQDFTIWGDRLYLAYTTGSFPYGLHVSAYDLNTGEKTDYEDGAGDVCNLSIGADDTSVAVAYRGAVNSTAPAVDVWDAQGHRTISLSDQSAGRTDLIRGQEGYYISATEQAAGLYALQNGETEHALLGNAVSGNCYYTELTRTADGLYLTVSTQNPSDLAVYQYRDGGFAKLGNSIAGETVGAAATAAAGDMLYVAYCSEQGNVRIKTYRLRQDSVTGDVNGDGACTVADAVLLGRWLRREQVSLANWRAGDLDGSGMLNGADLTMLRRMLTGT, from the coding sequence ATGAAACCAAGAGGATTCCGGCTCTTGACCGCTGCTGTATGCACGGTGTTTCTGCTGCTGGGGGGATATGCCCCTGGGACGGAGCATGCGGACGCTGCTGTGCAGACTGTGCACAACCTGGTGTTGTTTGCCCAGTTCCAGGGAGAGGATGGCTATAACTTTATGGAGGCGCATACGGCGGAAATGCTGGATTACTGCCGGAAGGAAAACACCTTCCGCTCCCTGGCAGGGTACATCAACGAAATCTCCTACGGGCAGATGCAGGTGGACTTCGTTTTTCCCCAGCTGGAGGGGGACACCATCCTGCCCTACACCATGTCCGGAGAACTGGACAGCTATCACAATCTGGAAACTATGGCTGCAGAAGTGATCTCCCATGTGCCAGTGCCCCGGGATTCCCGGCTGGATGGAAACGGTGATGGCCTTGTGGATAATATTATCCTAGTAATGGATGCGGACACTGAAACCGCAGAGTCCCTGTTCTGGCCCCGGGCGTTTGCACTGCCAGGTATTGGAATCAATGATGTGCAGAGTGGCATGGTGAACATACAGAACAGCGCCACGTTGTTTGGCAGTTCCATCATGGGTGGCGTAGGCGTGCTGGGGCATGAGTTCCTGCACTCGGTGGGTTACCCGGATCTGTACCGGAACGATGACCGTACTGGAATTCCTGTCGGGATGTGGGACATTATGGCTTCAAATTCGATATTTGTGCAGTATCCTCTGGCGTATATGCGGTATAGTGTATCTGGCTGGCTGGATGCGAAAACCGTTACCCAGGACGGAACCTATACTCTGGAACCAGCCTCCGCCCGATCCGGCAACCGGTTGTATCTGCTGAAAACGCCTCTGTCGGATACGGAATTTTTCGCTGTGGAATTCCGACAGAAGGGCACACCCTATTCAGAGGAAATGGACGTGAAGATCTACGGCACCGGCATGGTGGTGTACCGGGTGAACACGGAGATTCACGGCAACCACGGTGCATCCGGAGATCAGATCTATGTGTTCCGGCCGGAGGAAACCGGTCTGGACGCCGGGGAAGGGAACCCCTATCTGTCCGCCTACGGGGGAGAGGGTGCGCCGGACAGCATTGGCTCTTTGGATCCTACAGCTACCATTACGGATGGGGCACTGGTGTATTCGGATGGCACCAACAGCGGCATCCGGCTTTCGGATATCCGGATCGACGGGGATCAGCTGCACTTTACCGCCCGGTTTCAGGATACTACGGATCGGGATCTTTGGCGAAGCATGCCGGAGGCGGACTGGATGACCGGAGCCTCTGCGCTGGATCTGCAGGCATCGGACAGCGGTGTGCTGTATATGCTGACGGGTGGAACCGATGGTGCGATCCTCAGCCGGTTGCAGGACAACACCTGGGAACAGGTTAGCAGACTGCCGGAGCAGGCATATGATCCGAAGCTGTGCATGCGAGGCGAGATTCCCTATGTGCTGTACCAGGACGGCAAGAATTTTTCCTATGTGATCCAATCCTATCAGGATGGGACATGGCAGCAACTGACCCGGGGCAGTGAACTGTCTCAGTACCAGGATTTCACTATATGGGGGGATCGACTGTATCTTGCTTACACCACAGGCTCCTTCCCATATGGGCTTCATGTGTCTGCCTATGATCTGAATACCGGGGAGAAAACCGATTATGAGGATGGCGCCGGGGATGTGTGCAATCTGTCCATCGGGGCGGATGATACCAGTGTTGCGGTGGCATACCGGGGGGCGGTGAATAGCACGGCTCCGGCGGTGGATGTGTGGGATGCGCAGGGACACAGAACCATTTCCCTGTCCGATCAGAGCGCCGGCAGGACGGATCTGATCCGGGGACAGGAGGGGTATTATATTTCTGCCACAGAGCAGGCGGCGGGGCTGTATGCTTTGCAGAACGGAGAAACGGAACATGCCCTGCTGGGGAATGCCGTCAGCGGCAACTGCTATTACACGGAACTGACCCGGACAGCAGACGGGTTGTATCTCACCGTCAGCACCCAGAATCCCAGTGACCTGGCGGTGTATCAGTACCGGGACGGTGGATTTGCGAAGCTTGGCAACAGCATTGCCGGTGAAACGGTGGGAGCCGCTGCAACCGCTGCCGCCGGGGATATGCTGTATGTGGCATACTGCTCGGAGCAGGGCAATGTCCGGATCAAAACATATCGGCTGCGGCAGGATTCCGTTACCGGAGACGTGAACGGAGACGGAGCGTGTACCGTGGCGGATGCAGTGCTGCTGGGCAGATGGCTGCGCCGGGAGCAGGTATCCCTGGCAAACTGGCGGGCAGGAGATCTGGACGGCAGCGGCATGCTGAACGGAGCGGATCTGACCATGCTGCGCCGGATGCTGACCGGGACATGA